The following coding sequences lie in one Pontibacter sp. G13 genomic window:
- the galE gene encoding UDP-glucose 4-epimerase GalE, with product MPTVLITGGCGYIGSHTAIELMKVGKLDVISIDNHHNSSPEAIDRIEAIAGKRMKNYAIDACDRAAVQEVFEAHPDIVGVIHFAAYKAVGESVEKPLEYYHNNFESLVNMLAACEANGVENFIFSSSCTVYGDIDKLPVTEETPTTEAASPYGNTKLVGERIIQDFIKSTDKVKAIALRYFNPVGADESGLNGEDPINAPNNLVPFITRVASGLLPQLTVFGGDYPTRDGTCIRDYIHVTDISIAHINALDYLLDGKNSSNYERLNLGSGNGVSVLEAINAFEEVSGVKLNYVIGDRRPGDVTQIYSDSSLAKEKLGWVAGRGISEMMASAWKWQLNLNESRAAQEA from the coding sequence ATGCCTACCGTGTTAATTACCGGGGGTTGTGGATACATCGGTTCCCACACCGCCATCGAATTGATGAAAGTCGGAAAATTGGACGTGATCTCCATCGACAATCATCACAACTCATCCCCAGAAGCCATCGACCGTATTGAAGCGATCGCCGGCAAGCGGATGAAAAACTACGCCATCGATGCGTGTGACCGTGCCGCAGTTCAGGAGGTCTTCGAGGCCCATCCAGACATCGTCGGGGTCATCCACTTCGCTGCCTACAAGGCCGTCGGCGAATCCGTCGAAAAGCCCCTGGAATACTACCACAACAATTTCGAATCCCTTGTCAACATGCTCGCGGCCTGTGAGGCCAATGGCGTGGAAAACTTCATCTTCTCGTCTTCCTGCACCGTCTATGGCGACATCGACAAATTGCCGGTAACCGAGGAAACGCCCACCACCGAAGCGGCCTCCCCATACGGAAATACCAAGCTTGTCGGTGAGCGAATCATCCAGGATTTCATCAAATCCACCGACAAGGTGAAGGCGATTGCCCTGCGGTACTTCAACCCCGTAGGTGCAGATGAATCTGGCCTCAATGGGGAAGATCCAATCAATGCTCCCAACAACCTCGTGCCATTCATCACTCGGGTGGCTTCCGGTCTGTTGCCGCAATTGACGGTCTTCGGAGGAGATTATCCTACGCGCGACGGCACTTGTATCCGCGACTACATCCACGTTACGGACATCTCCATCGCACACATCAACGCTTTGGACTACTTGCTGGATGGCAAGAATTCCTCCAACTACGAGCGCCTCAACCTGGGCTCCGGAAACGGGGTCAGCGTACTCGAAGCTATCAACGCCTTCGAGGAAGTATCCGGCGTGAAACTGAACTATGTTATCGGTGACCGTCGTCCCGGTGATGTAACCCAAATCTACTCTGATAGCTCTCTCGCCAAAGAGAAGCTCGGATGGGTAGCAGGTCGCGGCATCTCTGAGATGATGGCGTCCGCTTGGAAATGGCAACTCAACCTGAATGAATCTCGCGCCGCTCAAGAGGCCTAA